From Bifidobacterium sp. ESL0790, one genomic window encodes:
- a CDS encoding DUF488 domain-containing protein, translating into MEIALKRVYEAASDSDGYRVLVDRLWPRGISKAKAKLDLWLKDVGPSTELRKWFGHDPAKFDEFAERYRKELEANQTVVDQLADICLGNPRVTFLYGAKDPEHNQAVVLRDYMRGHLRR; encoded by the coding sequence ATGGAAATCGCGTTGAAACGGGTGTATGAGGCGGCAAGTGATTCGGACGGCTATCGCGTGCTGGTCGATCGCCTCTGGCCGCGCGGCATCTCGAAGGCGAAGGCCAAGCTCGATTTGTGGCTCAAGGATGTCGGCCCCAGCACGGAGCTGCGCAAGTGGTTCGGTCACGATCCCGCGAAATTCGATGAGTTCGCCGAGCGCTACCGCAAGGAGCTCGAGGCCAACCAGACGGTGGTCGATCAGCTCGCCGATATCTGCCTCGGCAATCCACGCGTCACGTTCCTTTATGGCGCCAAGGACCCCGAGCACAACCAGGCCGTGGTGCTGCGCGACTATATGCGGGGGCATCTGCGTCGCTGA
- a CDS encoding type II toxin-antitoxin system HipA family toxin has translation MSQQQVEVRITVGDGQERIAGTLYFNGPSSTFRYTSEYVNAPDSFDLAPTLPRSLSPFVFDGLGPFSDSAPDRWGRKLLERNLKRRNLPESEYLLGVNDVTRQGVVRFFTDGTALAGDEGVPALTDLAELLNTADAVEERREIDDTALRRLYRATGSLGGARPKASVFDRNALWLAKFPKPNGDDWDVIGWEAVTLELAAQAEIDVPEHRVIKIKDVDGRQRSVLLTKRFDRGEGGSAEILRRIPYISAMTALDAKDGDGGDWLDLVEFARGCGINVHELWRRAMFGAAIGNLDDHLRNHGFLRSVKGWELSPAFDLNPEPYQNAEDDRHQLALFGDGHVDVAALMDSESLELFDVAEADADDYLKTLQSVVKQAAPRARLRQIDSRSVAVMESRFGRTLDELERLWKR, from the coding sequence ATGAGTCAACAACAGGTCGAGGTCCGCATCACGGTCGGCGACGGCCAAGAGCGGATTGCCGGGACCCTGTATTTTAACGGCCCGAGCTCCACCTTTAGATATACGTCCGAATATGTCAATGCTCCTGACTCGTTCGATCTCGCCCCCACGTTGCCCCGATCGCTTTCGCCGTTCGTCTTTGATGGTCTTGGCCCGTTTTCCGACTCGGCGCCCGACCGCTGGGGCCGAAAGCTGCTCGAGCGGAATCTGAAACGACGTAATTTGCCTGAATCCGAGTATCTACTGGGCGTCAACGATGTCACACGCCAGGGCGTGGTCAGGTTTTTTACCGATGGAACGGCGCTCGCAGGCGATGAAGGTGTGCCGGCGCTGACGGATTTGGCGGAGCTGCTGAACACCGCGGATGCCGTGGAGGAGCGTCGCGAGATTGACGATACCGCCTTGCGCAGGCTCTACCGCGCGACGGGTTCCTTGGGTGGCGCCCGTCCCAAGGCGTCCGTGTTCGATCGCAATGCGTTGTGGCTGGCGAAGTTCCCCAAGCCGAACGGCGACGATTGGGACGTCATCGGTTGGGAGGCGGTTACTCTGGAGTTGGCCGCGCAGGCTGAAATCGACGTGCCCGAGCATCGGGTCATCAAGATCAAGGATGTTGACGGCCGTCAACGTAGCGTACTGCTGACGAAGCGTTTTGACAGGGGAGAAGGCGGTTCCGCCGAAATCTTACGGCGTATTCCCTATATTTCTGCCATGACGGCGTTGGACGCGAAGGACGGCGATGGTGGGGATTGGCTGGATTTGGTCGAGTTCGCACGTGGATGCGGCATTAACGTTCATGAGCTTTGGCGCCGCGCCATGTTCGGCGCGGCCATTGGCAATCTGGACGATCATCTGCGCAATCATGGATTCCTGCGCTCGGTCAAGGGTTGGGAGCTTTCGCCGGCCTTTGATCTTAATCCTGAGCCGTATCAAAACGCGGAGGACGATCGGCATCAACTCGCTTTGTTTGGCGACGGCCACGTAGACGTTGCCGCGTTGATGGATTCCGAATCATTGGAATTGTTCGATGTTGCCGAAGCGGATGCTGACGATTATTTGAAAACGCTGCAATCCGTGGTCAAGCAGGCTGCGCCTAGGGCACGGCTCCGGCAGATCGACAGTCGTTCTGTCGCGGTGATGGAGTCGCGGTTCGGGCGGACGTTGGATGAGCTGGAACGTTTGTGGAAACGATAA
- a CDS encoding Fic family protein has translation MATQHNASPLMTIKGRADLLYRMGRTFDGLNTSRMATEDFLRTGNPKVVGSRNDYALLCDLKDASSYVIEYDYSTRPMNLDWLTGINAKMTRTAAIEPGVLRTAENVIVSTRRGTYTPPVPSTAAIEQELNQVTNFGNKSSQDAADSAISAQSVQPLNRAAHLFSTLAKMQPFGDGNKRTALLAANGLLLKLGSSDVLAVPVEPPDRETFNNKLSAWYLDNDPSVIGWLADWNQKYLIE, from the coding sequence ATGGCAACTCAGCACAACGCCTCTCCCCTAATGACCATTAAGGGACGCGCCGATTTGCTCTACCGGATGGGACGCACCTTTGACGGGCTCAATACCTCGCGCATGGCGACTGAGGATTTTCTGCGTACTGGGAATCCCAAGGTTGTGGGATCACGCAACGATTATGCGCTGCTGTGTGACTTGAAAGACGCCTCGTCGTATGTCATTGAATACGATTACTCAACTCGTCCTATGAATCTTGACTGGCTCACCGGTATCAACGCGAAGATGACTCGCACGGCCGCGATAGAACCCGGGGTGCTGAGAACTGCGGAAAACGTCATTGTCTCCACTCGTCGAGGCACTTATACACCGCCTGTGCCGTCTACAGCCGCTATCGAACAAGAGCTGAATCAGGTCACGAATTTCGGCAACAAGTCTTCACAGGACGCGGCCGATTCAGCAATTTCCGCGCAATCTGTACAACCCCTTAACCGTGCTGCGCATTTGTTCTCGACCTTGGCCAAAATGCAACCATTCGGCGACGGGAACAAGCGCACCGCCCTGCTCGCCGCCAATGGCTTGTTGCTCAAACTAGGCTCATCCGACGTGCTCGCCGTTCCAGTGGAACCACCCGATCGAGAAACGTTTAACAACAAATTAAGCGCTTGGTATCTGGATAATGACCCATCTGTCATCGGCTGGCTTGCGGATTGGAATCAAAAATATCTAATCGAATAA
- a CDS encoding histidine phosphatase family protein, giving the protein MGMPLDLYVIRHGESEANVIVKAGEKGDDSLFKQDNVTVPDRSWRLTATGRKQAYCIGRWLVSQQQLFDRYLVSPYVRTRETAATMALPKAKWEETRVLRERSWGEISTVTQKEFKTNYARNWIFKKTDPLYWRPPAGESIADVAENRAHNLLTSLNRRAEAQSVIAVSHGDFMLSLMLTLEDLSDEEFLRRSDSEEWTITNCTCLHYSRRDPHTGRTDERVRWEQTARPVLDKATGKWEVEVRPWREFQRPILSNGDLVDVVQAVDPHL; this is encoded by the coding sequence ATGGGAATGCCACTGGATCTCTATGTGATACGACATGGCGAGTCTGAGGCGAACGTCATCGTCAAGGCGGGGGAGAAGGGCGACGATTCCCTCTTCAAGCAAGACAATGTGACCGTGCCCGACCGCTCGTGGCGTCTGACGGCCACGGGCCGCAAGCAGGCCTATTGCATCGGCCGCTGGCTCGTCTCGCAGCAGCAGCTCTTCGACCGCTACCTCGTCTCGCCGTATGTGCGCACGCGCGAGACGGCCGCCACGATGGCCCTACCCAAGGCCAAATGGGAGGAGACCCGCGTGCTGCGCGAGCGCTCGTGGGGCGAGATCAGCACGGTGACGCAGAAGGAGTTCAAGACCAATTACGCGCGCAACTGGATCTTCAAGAAGACCGACCCGCTCTACTGGCGTCCGCCGGCCGGCGAGTCCATCGCCGACGTGGCCGAGAACCGCGCGCACAATCTGCTCACCTCGCTCAACCGCCGTGCCGAGGCGCAGTCGGTCATCGCGGTGAGCCACGGCGATTTCATGCTCTCGCTGATGCTGACGCTCGAGGACCTCTCCGACGAGGAGTTCCTGCGCCGTTCCGACAGCGAGGAATGGACGATCACCAACTGCACCTGCCTGCATTATTCACGGCGCGATCCCCACACCGGGCGCACCGACGAGCGCGTGCGTTGGGAGCAGACCGCCCGTCCCGTGCTCGACAAGGCCACCGGCAAGTGGGAGGTGGAGGTCCGGCCCTGGCGCGAATTCCAGCGGCCCATCCTCTCCAACGGCGACTTGGTCGACGTGGTGCAGGCGGTCGACCCGCATCTGTAG
- a CDS encoding DUF2442 domain-containing protein, which produces MFEVNGVVYADAPTKELKVESVRVTDDHIMLVVFSTGETRLCDFTELFDKVPAFEPLRDEKVFEDAKVVHGIPMWQNGTVDISPIYLYDHSYEYDPHGELVSA; this is translated from the coding sequence ATGTTTGAAGTAAATGGCGTTGTGTATGCGGATGCTCCTACCAAGGAGCTGAAGGTCGAGTCCGTGCGCGTGACTGATGACCACATCATGCTCGTCGTCTTTTCCACTGGGGAAACGAGGCTATGCGATTTCACGGAGCTGTTTGATAAGGTTCCCGCTTTTGAGCCGTTGCGCGATGAGAAAGTGTTTGAAGACGCCAAGGTTGTGCATGGCATCCCGATGTGGCAGAACGGCACCGTCGATATTTCTCCGATTTACCTATACGATCACTCCTATGAATATGACCCGCACGGAGAGTTGGTTTCAGCCTAA
- a CDS encoding zinc ribbon domain-containing protein — protein MQQKQYVCEKCGCQRYTSDQFQATGGEFAKLFNVQNKKFITISCAQCGYTELYRAETDAGMNVLDFLMN, from the coding sequence ATGCAACAGAAACAGTACGTGTGCGAGAAGTGCGGTTGCCAGCGCTACACCTCCGACCAGTTCCAGGCCACCGGCGGCGAGTTCGCCAAGCTCTTCAACGTGCAGAACAAGAAGTTCATCACCATCAGCTGCGCACAATGCGGCTACACCGAGCTCTACCGCGCCGAGACCGACGCCGGCATGAACGTCCTCGATTTCCTGATGAACTGA
- a CDS encoding DUF4160 domain-containing protein, producing MMYQDEKEHHRPHVHVYYGDFEASIALDGRLLAGSLPAKQYKLVTAWLVLHEDELYEAWNKAAAGHPFERIKPLS from the coding sequence ATGATGTATCAGGATGAAAAAGAGCACCATCGTCCGCATGTCCATGTCTATTATGGTGATTTTGAAGCATCTATTGCCCTCGATGGGCGGCTTTTGGCTGGTTCTCTGCCCGCCAAACAGTATAAGTTGGTGACAGCTTGGCTAGTATTGCATGAAGATGAGTTGTATGAAGCGTGGAACAAAGCGGCGGCCGGGCATCCGTTTGAACGGATTAAGCCCCTCTCATAA
- a CDS encoding GIY-YIG nuclease family protein, translating into MTAETMNHKSIKLSDILKFSDEELREVKIRLCSPPTVNKANDPIEAFKENPDNVAIGWVLWRFTKYEMYHPGNITIGLCRLADDPDRWLLTTVKTITKDLGVLNGVGYEGEEWSKYVQYYGRVIVHYHRKNQYLILNGVRNGINRLDGITVEQILPDIFEDDHFPGYDHISLTYSKLKRIVDCHLDDWFNALANQKGVYVITDLNTGKLYVGSATSEKGMLLKRWTDYVDTLHGGDVGLKKLIKEKGKDYIPQYFQYTLLENFNQREPDENIYKRENWWKDVLASRDFGYNGN; encoded by the coding sequence GTGACTGCCGAGACGATGAATCACAAGAGTATTAAATTGAGTGATATTTTGAAGTTTTCTGATGAGGAACTTCGTGAGGTCAAAATTAGACTTTGTTCGCCACCAACTGTTAACAAAGCAAATGATCCGATAGAAGCATTCAAAGAAAATCCAGATAATGTTGCGATAGGTTGGGTACTTTGGCGATTTACAAAATATGAGATGTATCATCCAGGCAATATAACCATTGGGCTTTGCAGACTAGCTGATGATCCGGATCGATGGCTGTTGACAACAGTAAAAACTATTACCAAAGATCTTGGTGTGTTGAATGGTGTTGGCTATGAGGGCGAAGAATGGTCAAAATACGTCCAGTATTATGGTCGTGTCATTGTTCATTATCATAGGAAAAATCAGTACTTGATTTTAAATGGCGTTAGAAATGGAATCAATAGACTAGATGGTATTACGGTTGAGCAGATTCTTCCTGATATATTCGAAGATGACCATTTCCCTGGTTATGACCATATTTCGTTGACGTATTCAAAATTGAAACGTATTGTTGATTGTCATTTGGATGATTGGTTTAATGCTTTAGCTAATCAAAAAGGTGTTTATGTCATCACTGATCTGAATACCGGAAAATTATATGTGGGTTCCGCTACATCTGAAAAAGGCATGCTGTTGAAGCGGTGGACTGATTATGTCGACACATTACATGGTGGTGACGTAGGACTCAAAAAGCTTATCAAAGAAAAAGGTAAAGATTACATACCTCAATATTTCCAGTACACGCTTTTGGAGAATTTTAATCAGCGCGAGCCAGATGAAAATATTTATAAAAGAGAAAATTGGTGGAAAGATGTATTAGCGAGCCGCGATTTTGGGTACAACGGCAATTAA
- a CDS encoding gluconokinase, with the protein MSVHVVIMGVSGCGKTTVAQAVAKRLGFVMAEGDDFHPKANVEKMSHGIPLNDDDRWPWLKTINEWMVGQDRQGKSTVISCSALKKAYRDVLRRNLDVLFVHLVGSEDLIGSRMAKRTGHYMPTSLLPSQFADLQPLQPGECGVEVSIDGTPDEIERQAIEAVERYLKERKAE; encoded by the coding sequence ATGAGTGTTCACGTCGTCATCATGGGTGTTTCGGGTTGCGGCAAGACCACCGTCGCGCAGGCGGTGGCCAAGCGGCTCGGCTTCGTGATGGCCGAGGGCGACGACTTCCACCCCAAGGCCAACGTGGAGAAGATGAGCCACGGCATCCCGCTCAACGACGACGACCGCTGGCCCTGGCTCAAGACCATCAACGAGTGGATGGTCGGGCAGGACAGGCAGGGCAAGTCGACGGTCATCTCGTGTTCCGCGCTCAAGAAAGCCTACCGCGACGTGCTGCGCCGGAACCTCGACGTGCTCTTCGTCCATCTGGTCGGCTCCGAGGACTTGATCGGCTCGCGCATGGCCAAGCGCACCGGCCACTACATGCCCACCTCGCTGCTGCCCAGCCAGTTCGCCGACCTGCAGCCGCTCCAGCCCGGCGAGTGCGGGGTGGAGGTATCCATCGACGGCACGCCCGATGAGATCGAGCGCCAGGCCATCGAGGCCGTCGAACGCTATCTCAAGGAGCGCAAGGCCGAGTAG
- a CDS encoding SDR family oxidoreductase, with the protein MVDQRRVVILGGHGKVALLAEPKLVDAGFDVDAVIRNPGQSEDVRKAGANPVVFDMEHANVDSFVGLFEGAVAVVFSAGAGGDDAVRTHAVDYQAAVNAMDAAEKAGVRRFVMVSYDTASRDPKSMGWPESFVPYAQAKHDADAHLRESSLDYTILGPGLLTLEPETDKIVLSDDHTMIDGKPATAEQRATSRGNVAAVIARVLGADVVKRKTIAFYDGQTPIDEALM; encoded by the coding sequence ATGGTAGATCAGCGACGAGTGGTGATTCTGGGCGGGCATGGCAAGGTGGCGCTGCTGGCCGAGCCGAAACTGGTGGACGCGGGCTTCGACGTCGACGCTGTGATTCGCAATCCCGGGCAGTCCGAGGATGTGCGCAAGGCCGGCGCGAATCCGGTCGTCTTCGACATGGAGCACGCCAACGTCGATTCCTTCGTGGGGCTTTTCGAGGGCGCCGTGGCCGTCGTGTTCTCCGCCGGGGCCGGTGGCGATGACGCTGTGCGCACCCACGCCGTGGACTACCAGGCCGCCGTCAACGCGATGGACGCCGCCGAGAAGGCCGGTGTGCGCCGCTTCGTGATGGTCTCCTACGACACCGCCAGCCGCGACCCGAAGTCGATGGGCTGGCCCGAGTCGTTCGTGCCCTACGCCCAGGCCAAGCACGACGCCGACGCCCACCTGCGCGAAAGCTCGCTGGACTATACGATTCTCGGCCCCGGCCTGCTCACGCTCGAGCCTGAGACCGACAAGATCGTGTTGAGCGACGACCACACGATGATCGACGGCAAGCCGGCCACCGCGGAGCAGCGCGCCACCTCGCGTGGCAACGTCGCGGCCGTCATCGCCCGCGTGTTGGGCGCCGACGTGGTCAAGCGCAAGACCATCGCCTTCTACGACGGCCAGACGCCGATCGATGAGGCGCTCATGTGA
- a CDS encoding ABC transporter substrate-binding protein, which produces MSARKTVKAALAGLALTLSVALVVSGCGASNGSGGSSASGQSDQPIMVNNVEPASGLIPSDTNDTAGWKVVTQIFEGLVTFGKGGKVVDAGAQSITPNDDASQYTIKLRPGLKFSNGERITADTYAKSWSFAANAANGMMGASIFSTIAGYDALQNEKGDPHAQLSGLHALDDNTLQVDINGHDSSFGYKVGDVAFLPMPSSAYGDIKAFGEHPVGNGPYKLAGWTHDREIRLTPNPSYNGPRKPANKGVTFKLYTNVDTAYADLEGGNLDVLDAIPNSALTSFRTDNAIKAYDEPGPAFKSFTIPQNLKHFTGEEGRLRREAISLSIDRKDITTKVLHGTASVATDFTAPTITGHTKSLKGASAIGYDPQRAKELWEQADAIAPFDGSFRLAYSADSGFKPWVEAVVNSIKNTLSINASAYAMPTQKEFSGAIHNRTINAAFVQGLQSDYPHPEGYLVQAYDSSAADGKGLNNGDYKSQEFDALIDQAAAQPSLKTSVATYHQAEETLLRDLPVIPLWYANVAAGSAKGVGHVSFNYMGLPEYEKLTK; this is translated from the coding sequence ATGTCCGCACGAAAAACCGTCAAAGCCGCCCTCGCGGGCCTGGCGCTCACACTCAGCGTCGCCTTGGTCGTCAGCGGCTGCGGAGCGTCCAACGGGAGCGGCGGATCATCCGCGTCGGGCCAATCCGACCAGCCGATCATGGTCAACAACGTGGAACCGGCCTCGGGCCTCATCCCCTCCGACACCAACGACACCGCCGGCTGGAAGGTGGTCACGCAGATCTTCGAGGGGCTGGTGACCTTCGGCAAGGGCGGCAAGGTGGTCGACGCCGGGGCGCAATCCATCACGCCGAACGACGACGCCTCGCAATACACCATCAAGCTGCGTCCGGGCCTCAAATTCTCCAACGGCGAGCGCATCACCGCCGACACCTACGCGAAATCGTGGTCGTTCGCGGCCAACGCGGCCAACGGGATGATGGGCGCCTCGATCTTCTCCACCATCGCCGGCTACGACGCGCTGCAGAACGAGAAGGGCGACCCGCACGCCCAGCTTTCGGGCCTGCACGCCCTCGACGACAACACGCTGCAGGTCGACATCAACGGCCACGACTCGTCCTTCGGCTACAAGGTGGGCGACGTGGCGTTCCTGCCCATGCCCTCGAGCGCCTATGGCGACATCAAGGCGTTCGGTGAGCACCCGGTGGGCAACGGACCCTACAAGCTGGCCGGCTGGACCCACGACCGCGAGATCAGGCTCACCCCGAACCCGAGCTACAACGGCCCGCGCAAGCCCGCGAACAAGGGCGTGACCTTCAAGCTCTACACCAACGTCGACACGGCCTACGCCGATCTGGAGGGCGGCAACCTCGACGTGCTCGACGCCATCCCCAACTCGGCGCTCACCAGCTTCCGCACCGACAACGCCATCAAGGCCTACGACGAGCCAGGCCCGGCGTTCAAGTCGTTCACAATCCCGCAGAACCTCAAGCATTTCACCGGCGAGGAGGGGCGCTTGCGCCGCGAGGCCATCTCGTTGTCGATCGACCGCAAAGACATCACCACCAAGGTGCTGCACGGCACCGCCAGCGTGGCCACCGATTTCACCGCGCCCACCATCACCGGGCACACCAAGTCGCTCAAGGGCGCCTCGGCCATCGGCTACGACCCGCAACGCGCCAAGGAACTATGGGAGCAGGCGGACGCGATCGCGCCATTCGATGGCAGCTTCCGCCTGGCCTACAGCGCCGACAGCGGGTTCAAGCCGTGGGTGGAGGCCGTGGTCAACTCGATCAAGAACACGCTTTCGATCAACGCCTCGGCCTATGCGATGCCCACGCAGAAGGAGTTCAGCGGGGCCATCCACAACCGCACCATCAACGCGGCGTTCGTCCAGGGGCTGCAATCCGACTATCCGCACCCCGAAGGCTACCTGGTGCAGGCCTACGACTCGTCGGCGGCCGACGGCAAGGGGCTCAACAACGGCGATTACAAGAGCCAGGAGTTCGACGCGCTCATCGACCAGGCCGCGGCCCAGCCCTCGCTCAAGACCTCGGTGGCCACCTACCACCAGGCCGAGGAGACGCTGCTGCGCGATCTGCCCGTGATTCCGCTGTGGTACGCCAATGTGGCGGCAGGCAGCGCCAAGGGCGTCGGGCATGTCTCGTTCAACTACATGGGTCTGCCGGAGTATGAGAAGCTCACGAAGTAA
- a CDS encoding nuclear transport factor 2 family protein: MATVTLSIPRARRRERAISDYFRMWVTRDFDRLDSYFAPDCVYEQCTGHIYENRNQIHLWVEDELDHLSVLNWKALNFTHARGREGQPSITVSWTFCGQLDGGEAHDADGVSVVEFNRQNKIKRFRDFEAKHRRNYPYKGE, from the coding sequence ATGGCAACAGTGACGTTATCGATCCCGCGGGCACGGCGGCGTGAGCGTGCCATCTCCGATTATTTCCGCATGTGGGTCACGCGCGATTTCGACCGGTTGGACTCGTATTTCGCGCCCGATTGCGTCTATGAGCAGTGCACCGGCCACATCTACGAGAACCGCAACCAGATTCATCTGTGGGTCGAGGACGAGCTGGACCACCTCTCCGTGCTCAACTGGAAGGCGCTCAACTTCACACACGCGCGCGGCCGCGAGGGCCAGCCATCGATCACCGTTTCCTGGACGTTCTGCGGCCAGCTGGACGGCGGCGAGGCGCACGACGCCGACGGGGTCTCAGTCGTGGAATTCAATCGCCAGAACAAGATCAAGCGCTTCCGCGATTTCGAGGCCAAGCATCGCCGCAACTACCCCTACAAAGGCGAGTAG
- a CDS encoding Hsp20/alpha crystallin family protein, translated as MAMFPALMHDAFSDMFDDPFFAGWGDSSSRMGNPISSANMMKTDVRETDKAYDVSIDMPGFNKDDIALELHDGYLTVSAERDENHDEKNDEGKWLRRERYAGTCSRSFYVGDEVKESDIHAAYKDGTLSLEIAKVQPQPKVEAKHQIAIEG; from the coding sequence ATGGCTATGTTTCCGGCTTTGATGCATGATGCGTTCTCTGATATGTTCGACGATCCGTTCTTCGCGGGCTGGGGCGATTCCAGCAGCCGCATGGGCAACCCGATCTCTTCGGCCAACATGATGAAGACCGACGTTCGCGAGACCGACAAGGCCTACGACGTCTCCATCGACATGCCTGGTTTCAACAAGGACGACATCGCCCTCGAGCTGCACGACGGCTATCTGACCGTCTCCGCCGAGCGCGACGAGAACCATGACGAGAAGAACGATGAGGGCAAGTGGCTGCGCCGCGAACGTTACGCCGGCACCTGCTCGCGTAGCTTCTACGTCGGCGACGAGGTCAAGGAATCCGACATTCACGCGGCCTATAAGGATGGCACGCTGAGCCTGGAGATTGCCAAGGTTCAGCCGCAGCCCAAGGTCGAGGCCAAGCACCAGATCGCCATCGAAGGCTGA
- a CDS encoding solute carrier family 23 protein, giving the protein MSNIFTWKLHGDGKTLNPGEVVDPDERMTWGRTAGIGAQHVIAMFGATFLVPILTGFDPSTTLFFTAMSTALFLLINKNELPSYLGSSFGFIAPIVAVSTAHKGLAVASFGIMVTGMLLALVGLLVHFAGAKWIDIIMPPVVNGAIVAIIGFNLAPSVWNNFQKAPDTAVVTLVAVLLIAVLFKGLIGRLNILLGVLVGYAYACLRGQVDFAAVGRAQWVGIPQFHLPQVDFSVLPMFIPVVMVLIAENVGHVKSVAQMTGRNYDDHIGTALFADGLGTTIAGFGGGSGTTTYGENIGVMAATRVYSTAAYWCAAAFALILSLCPKFGAVINTIPAGVLGGVTTLLYGMIGMVGVRIWVDNQVDFGKPLNNMTAAVTMIIGIADFGFAISGVKFNGIAIGTVAVLVMYHGLRAIGRATGAIAKDDDGLKKPEPSESEGK; this is encoded by the coding sequence ATGAGCAACATATTCACCTGGAAACTGCATGGCGACGGCAAGACCCTGAATCCTGGTGAGGTGGTCGACCCCGACGAGCGCATGACGTGGGGCCGAACGGCGGGCATTGGCGCCCAACACGTGATCGCGATGTTCGGCGCGACGTTCCTGGTGCCGATACTGACGGGGTTCGACCCGTCCACGACATTGTTCTTCACGGCGATGTCGACGGCGTTGTTCCTGTTGATCAACAAAAATGAGCTACCCAGTTATCTGGGTAGCTCATTTGGTTTTATAGCCCCGATCGTCGCGGTGAGCACCGCGCACAAGGGCCTGGCGGTGGCGAGCTTCGGCATCATGGTCACCGGTATGCTCCTGGCGCTGGTCGGCCTTCTGGTGCACTTCGCCGGTGCCAAGTGGATCGACATCATCATGCCGCCGGTGGTCAACGGCGCCATCGTCGCCATCATCGGCTTCAACCTCGCCCCCTCGGTGTGGAACAATTTCCAGAAGGCGCCCGACACCGCCGTCGTCACCCTGGTCGCCGTCCTGCTCATCGCCGTGCTCTTCAAGGGCCTCATCGGCCGCCTCAACATCCTGCTCGGTGTGCTGGTCGGCTACGCCTACGCCTGCCTGCGCGGCCAGGTCGACTTCGCCGCCGTTGGCAGGGCCCAGTGGGTCGGCATCCCGCAATTCCACCTGCCCCAGGTCGACTTCTCCGTGCTGCCCATGTTCATCCCGGTGGTCATGGTCCTCATCGCCGAAAACGTCGGCCACGTCAAGTCGGTCGCGCAGATGACCGGCCGCAACTACGACGACCACATCGGCACCGCGCTCTTCGCCGACGGCCTCGGCACCACGATCGCCGGCTTCGGCGGCGGCTCCGGCACCACCACCTACGGCGAGAACATCGGCGTGATGGCCGCCACCCGCGTCTACTCCACCGCCGCCTACTGGTGCGCGGCCGCCTTCGCCCTCATCCTCAGCCTCTGCCCGAAGTTCGGCGCGGTCATCAACACCATCCCGGCCGGCGTGCTGGGCGGCGTGACTACCCTGCTCTACGGCATGATCGGCATGGTCGGCGTGCGCATCTGGGTCGACAACCAGGTCGACTTCGGCAAGCCCCTCAACAACATGACCGCCGCGGTCACCATGATCATCGGCATCGCCGACTTCGGTTTCGCCATCAGCGGCGTCAAGTTCAACGGCATCGCCATCGGCACCGTCGCGGTCCTGGTCATGTACCATGGCCTGCGCGCCATCGGCCGCGCCACCGGAGCCATCGCCAAGGACGATGACGGACTGAAGAAGCCCGAGCCCAGCGAGTCCGAAGGCAAGTGA